AGCACATTGTGGCAACCATCAATGAGGTGTACAAAAGGGCTGTACCAAATGGCCGCCCCGGCGATGCTGAAGGGCGTTTGGAAAAACTCGTTAAAAATATGAAAGGTGGTACCCGTGCCAGTAGTAATTTAATGGTTCTGCTGGCAGGTGTTTCTGAAAACTTGAGAGGTGGCGGCAGTATTTCCATGTCCAGCTTTCGTTACAACTCGGACGAAGGTGAATTGATGTTAAACATCGAGGCCAATAGTTTTGGTGACCTGGAAAGTTTACGTACCGGTGTGGAGAAAAAGGGTTTTACAGCTGAACTGATGCGTGTAGAAGCGAAGGGCGATAAACAAAGTGCTCGTATGAAAGTTGCGGAGGCCAGCGAATGAACGAAATTAAAGAGTGGTGGAATCAGGCTTCTTCCCGCGACCAGATGGCGCTGGTAATCTGTGGTGGCCTATTGGGTTTTTATGTGCTTTATATTGTATTGTTAAAGCCCGTGACCGGTATGCGCGATACTCAGCTGCAAAAAAATATTGCCCAACAGCAAGCGCTGGAGCGTGTGAGAGATTACGCTGCAATTTATACCAGTCAGGGTTCTTCAAAAGAAAGTAGTGCTAGCAATGGCAGTATTGTTGAAATCGTAGACAGTAGTTTGCGTCAAAATAATTTGAAACTTTCCGGTATGCAGCCTAGTGGCGCCAACGATGTGCGTATTCGGCTAGAGCAAATTCCATTCGATAACCTTTTGGCTTGGCTCTACGAAATTGAAGTGCGTCAGCGCATTCAGGTAAAAGATATTTCTGTTGCTACCGGGTCTGCTACTGGGCTTGTTTCAGCTAACCTGCGCTTGCATCGGGATTAAGCTATGACGTTTTCTAAGATATTAACCAAACCTGTCGTCATTACCTTTTTAATTGTGTACTTTCTGTATTTGGTTGTGTCACGTGCTCCGGCAGAAATAGCGGCTTCGGCTATCCACAGCGCGGTACCTCATGTATGGCTCACGGGTGTAGAAGGTACGTTGTGGAACGGCGTAGCCAACGGTTCACAGTTAGATATGGGCAAAGACGTATTGCCGTTGGGTCGTGTGACTTGGCAATTGAGTGGCTGGTCGTTGTTATTACTGCGCCCGTGCATAAAATTTGCCACCGATGGTGGTGCCTTAATGGCCTCGGGGAATGTTTGCCAGGGCGTAGCCGGTGTTACCGGTTTAACCGATGTTAGTGTGGATGCTCCCGTGTCGTCGTTGAGCGAATTATTACAGCTACCTATAAGTGGTCAGGGCTCTGTACAGATTATTTCCGCTGAGCTGAAGGGTACAGATGTTCAGAAATTGGATGCGCGCTTAAGCTGGCAAAAAGGTAGCGTCAATCCAGAAAATACGGGTTGGGTAAATGTTGGTTCTTACGGTGCAAACCTGAAAGAAAACGGTAGTGGTGGCGTTTCAGCCAGTATCTTCGATATTGCCGCGCCGGTTAAAGCTGAGCTGGAAGCCGACATTACATTTTCGGGCTGGACGATTGAAGGCAAAGTCGAGCCGCAGGCCAATGCGCCAGAAATACTTGCCGGTGGCGTGCAGCTTATTGGTGAAGAAGTGGAGCCCGGCATTTATCATATCGTTTGGTCTAGCAATTAAAAGAGCTGCGCCTAAGCCGGAGCACAGAGTGGGTATGCCCGCGCAACTGCTGTTTGCTGTTGAAAAACAGTCGAGATTAAAACTGCCTAAGCTAAACCTGTCGCTGAATCGGCTATGGGTTTTTGTCGTCTTCACGGTGATATTGTCGTCGCCCTCCCATGCCGAATGGTATTCCGATACGCGTTCGATTATGGGCACTTCTTTTAGTGTCACGCTTTGGCATGAAAACCCTTCCCAAGCAGAGCCTTTAATGGCGGCCGCCTACGCCGAAATGCAGCGACTGGATAACCTGTTGTCGCCCTGGATAGACACCAGTGAAATCGCCCGCGTGAATAAGCTGGCGGCTATTTCCGCACAACCCATTTCTGACGAGCTTGTGGGCTTGGTTGATAAATCGCTTTTCTTTAGTCGTGTAAGCGAGGGAGCCTTCGATATTACCTTTGCCTCCGTCGGTTGGTATTACGACTATCGGGAAAAAGTACAGCCGGAGGAAGCGAAGCGTCAGCAACTTCTACCGGCTATTAATTACCGTTGGCTGGAATTGAATAGGGAAGAGCGCACACTGCTGTTTAAACATAAAAACGTGCGTATTGACCTCGGGGGCATAGCCAAGGGTTATGCGGTTGATCGTGTAATAGCGCAATTGTCGGCCGCGGGTGTTAAGCACGCGACGGTGAGTGCCGGTGGAGACAGCCGTGTATTGGGTGACAAGCGCGGTAAACCCTGGATGGTGGGCATAAAAAATCCGCGTGATGGGGGTGGCACAGGCAACGACACGGCACTGGTCTTGCCTTTGGAAAATACCGCAATCTCCACCTCAGGCGACTACGAGCGTTATTTCGTCGACCCACAATCCGGAGAGCGTATTCACCATATTCTCAATCCAAAAACCGGTAAGTCTGTAAGGGGCGTTGTGAGTGTGACTATACTCGGGCCTACCGGCAGTGATACGGACCCTCTGTCGACCACCGTGTTTGTCCTAGGGGTGGAAAAGGGCTTGGCACTGGTCAACCGTTTACCTGGGTTTGATTGTGTCATTATCGATGCCGCCGGCAAGGTGCATTACAGCGATGATTTAGCACCCCCGGAAAAATAGCCACCTTGTTTGATGCGCGTGCACTGCCCGTATCGCCATTGCTCATACCCTATATTCTTAGCCGCTGGCTCAATCGGTTGTCAGTACTGCTGGGCTGTTGAGCAAAAGATTTAGCCTCTTTTCTGTTTTCGGCGCCTTGCGCCATAGTGTGTTTTAGCGCGATGCAGCAAGCTGCCGGCATAAACCTGTTTTTGTACCCTCTTATCCCAACAAAACTTACATCAATTCACTGGTAATACTCGTTGCACGGATGAAAATTATGCCATACCATGGGGGAGTGTAAGGTCTCTCATGTATAAAAATAAGCCTAATTTCAACCCTTGCAAGAGGGCAACCGGGAGGAAGTGAATGCGTGGTTGGGCGATAGTGATTGTACTGCTGTCGGCAGCGTGTGGCGGTTCTGGACAGAGTAGTCAGGTGCCACTTTTGGTGTACTTCGAGTCCCCAGCCTCCGATTGGGAAAGCCAAGGTTTGCCTATAGGTAATGGTGCCATGGGCGCGGTGGTAACCGGTGGTATTCTGGAGGACCGATTACAGTTTAATGAAAAAACGCTCTGGACCGGCGGCCCCGGCAGTAAAGGTTATAACTTCGGTCACCCGGCAAAAAACCAAACCGAAAAAATTGCCAAACTACAACAACAATTATTCAAGCAGGGCTTGGCACCGCAAGCGGTGGCCGATGAGCTGGGCCAGAATACGGCGGGCTACGGTCACTACCAAACCTTTGGTGATTTGGTATTTGGCTTTGAGAGTGATGACGGTGTTAGTGATTATCGTCGTGAACTAAATCTCCGTACCGGTATTGCAGAGGTAAGTTTCAAGCAAAAGGGGGTTACCTTTACCCGAGAATATTTCGCCAGCTACCCCGATAACGTCATTGCGGTTCGCTTAACCGCGAGTAAGCCCGCAGCGCTCACCTTCAATCTGGATTTGGCGACGTCTGAAAACCGCAGCCGTAAGGTACAGGTAAAAAATAACCGCATTACCGTATCTGGAGCACTACACGACAACGGCCTCGCGTGGCAGGCGCAAGCCTTGGTTCATGCGCAGGGAGGCGACATAAGTGCACACGGCGAAGGTCTGCGAATTGAGCGAGCCGACAGCGTATGGCTAGTGCTGACTGCGGCAACCAATTACGCGCAGAAATATCCGCATTATCGCGGTAGCCTTGCTAGCGCCAAAGTTGATAGCCTATTAAAGAAGCTTGAGCACAGTAGCTTTGCCGATATACGGCAGCGCCATATCGAAGATCATCAACAACTGTTCGAGCGGGTTGACCTGGCTATTGGTGAAACCTACATCAATAAGCCCATCGATCACTTACTTTCGAACTACAAAGGAAAAGGTTCGGCGCAGGATCTTTACCTAGAAAATCTCTATTTTCAGTACGGTCGATATTTGCTAATCGGTAGTTCGCGGGCAGGCTCTTTACCGGCCAATCTCCAAGGAGTATGGAACCACTCTAATACGCCACCTTGGAATGCCGACTACCACGTAAACATCAACCTGCAAATGAACTACTGGCCGGCCGACGTTACCAACCTATCGGAAACCAACGCGCCCCTATTTGATTTTATCGATTCTTTAATAGCGCCCGGCGAGCAAGTGGCTGCCAAATTTGGCGCCAACGGCTGGACGCTTTTTCTGAATACCAATATTTATGGTTTTACGGGTTTGATTGAATGGCCCACGGCTTTTTGGCAGCCGGAAGCGGGGGCGTGGTTGGCCCAGCATTATTACGAACATTATCTGTTTACTCGAGACCAGGCTTTCTTGCAGGATCGCGCCTACCCAGCGATGAAAGGGGCTACGCAGTTCTGGCTCGATTTTCTTGTGGAGCACCCGGAAGATGGTGCGCTAGTGGTTAGCCCAAGCTATTCGCCAGAGCATGGCGATTTTACCGCCGCTGCAGCCATGTCTCAGCAATTGGTTTTCGATGTGTTAAACAATACCGCTGAGGCGGCGGCAATATTGGACGATAAAACATTTGCAGCAAAAATCAATAAAACACTCGTCAAATTAGATAAAGGTTTGCGTATTGGCTCTTGGGGGCAACTGCAGGAGTGGCGAGAAGACTTAGACGATGAGTATAACCAGCACCGCCATATTTCACATTTGTTTGCGCTGCATCCAGGTCGCCAAATTTCGCTTTCGCAAACACCGAAGCTAGCCGAAGCCGCACGCACAAGCCTCAGTGCACGGGGTGATGCTGGAACCGGATGGTCGAAGGCGTGGAAAATTAATTTGTGGGCGCGCCTGCTCGATGGCAACCGCTCACACAAATTACTGGCCGAACAATTAAAACACAGCACCCTACCAAACCTGTGGGATAACCATCCACCTTTTCAAATAGACGGTAATTTCGGTGCAACCGCTGGTGTGGCTGAAATGCTGTTACAAAGCCACGACGGTGAAATTAGAATTCTGCCCGCGCTGCCAGATGTTTGGGTGACGGGAGCGGTAAAGGGGTTGAAGGCTAGAAATAGCATTGAAGTTGATATTGCTTGGAAAAAGGGAAAGCTAACGACAACAAGATTGCAGCCAACTATTGAGGGTGATATTCGTGTGCGTACTAACGAGCCGGCTAAAACCTTCCTTATTGTAAATGCAACGACTGGTAAGGTGGTTAAGGTCAAGAGCCGGGAAAATCTAATAGTGTTCCCCGTGATAAAAGGCGACGTATATGAGTTATCCCGGCGTTAGACGTTGTTATACATTTACCAGAATCATAATGAATCAGTATTAAAACTGAGCATAATCACCCTCGGCAAGACTGTAGGGTATAAAACAAAAAAATAGGAGATCAATCGTGAACAAAACAAATAGTGCATTGAAGAAATATGGCGATCCATCGCCATTTTACGTCAAGATGCGCACAAGTGCTTCCGTGCTGGCTTTATTGGCTGTGGGGGCCTTGCCTGTTTATGCGC
The Teredinibacter franksiae DNA segment above includes these coding regions:
- the gspM gene encoding type II secretion system protein GspM, which produces MNEIKEWWNQASSRDQMALVICGGLLGFYVLYIVLLKPVTGMRDTQLQKNIAQQQALERVRDYAAIYTSQGSSKESSASNGSIVEIVDSSLRQNNLKLSGMQPSGANDVRIRLEQIPFDNLLAWLYEIEVRQRIQVKDISVATGSATGLVSANLRLHRD
- a CDS encoding glycoside hydrolase family 95 protein; translation: MRGWAIVIVLLSAACGGSGQSSQVPLLVYFESPASDWESQGLPIGNGAMGAVVTGGILEDRLQFNEKTLWTGGPGSKGYNFGHPAKNQTEKIAKLQQQLFKQGLAPQAVADELGQNTAGYGHYQTFGDLVFGFESDDGVSDYRRELNLRTGIAEVSFKQKGVTFTREYFASYPDNVIAVRLTASKPAALTFNLDLATSENRSRKVQVKNNRITVSGALHDNGLAWQAQALVHAQGGDISAHGEGLRIERADSVWLVLTAATNYAQKYPHYRGSLASAKVDSLLKKLEHSSFADIRQRHIEDHQQLFERVDLAIGETYINKPIDHLLSNYKGKGSAQDLYLENLYFQYGRYLLIGSSRAGSLPANLQGVWNHSNTPPWNADYHVNINLQMNYWPADVTNLSETNAPLFDFIDSLIAPGEQVAAKFGANGWTLFLNTNIYGFTGLIEWPTAFWQPEAGAWLAQHYYEHYLFTRDQAFLQDRAYPAMKGATQFWLDFLVEHPEDGALVVSPSYSPEHGDFTAAAAMSQQLVFDVLNNTAEAAAILDDKTFAAKINKTLVKLDKGLRIGSWGQLQEWREDLDDEYNQHRHISHLFALHPGRQISLSQTPKLAEAARTSLSARGDAGTGWSKAWKINLWARLLDGNRSHKLLAEQLKHSTLPNLWDNHPPFQIDGNFGATAGVAEMLLQSHDGEIRILPALPDVWVTGAVKGLKARNSIEVDIAWKKGKLTTTRLQPTIEGDIRVRTNEPAKTFLIVNATTGKVVKVKSRENLIVFPVIKGDVYELSRR
- a CDS encoding type II secretion system protein N; amino-acid sequence: MTFSKILTKPVVITFLIVYFLYLVVSRAPAEIAASAIHSAVPHVWLTGVEGTLWNGVANGSQLDMGKDVLPLGRVTWQLSGWSLLLLRPCIKFATDGGALMASGNVCQGVAGVTGLTDVSVDAPVSSLSELLQLPISGQGSVQIISAELKGTDVQKLDARLSWQKGSVNPENTGWVNVGSYGANLKENGSGGVSASIFDIAAPVKAELEADITFSGWTIEGKVEPQANAPEILAGGVQLIGEEVEPGIYHIVWSSN
- a CDS encoding FAD:protein FMN transferase, encoding MGTSFSVTLWHENPSQAEPLMAAAYAEMQRLDNLLSPWIDTSEIARVNKLAAISAQPISDELVGLVDKSLFFSRVSEGAFDITFASVGWYYDYREKVQPEEAKRQQLLPAINYRWLELNREERTLLFKHKNVRIDLGGIAKGYAVDRVIAQLSAAGVKHATVSAGGDSRVLGDKRGKPWMVGIKNPRDGGGTGNDTALVLPLENTAISTSGDYERYFVDPQSGERIHHILNPKTGKSVRGVVSVTILGPTGSDTDPLSTTVFVLGVEKGLALVNRLPGFDCVIIDAAGKVHYSDDLAPPEK